One genomic segment of Actinoplanes ianthinogenes includes these proteins:
- a CDS encoding MbtH family protein: protein MNPSIEEVDAMNPFDDPEGRFLVLVNDEEQHSLWPSRRAVPAGWRIVYGEDSRQACLDYVEQHWTDLRPLSVR from the coding sequence ATGAATCCGTCCATTGAGGAGGTCGATGCCATGAACCCGTTCGACGACCCGGAGGGCCGATTCCTGGTGCTCGTCAACGACGAGGAGCAGCACTCGCTGTGGCCGAGCCGCCGGGCGGTACCCGCCGGCTGGCGCATCGTGTACGGCGAGGACAGCCGGCAGGCGTGTCTGGACTACGTCGAGCAGCACTGGACCGACCTGCGTCCGCTGAGCGTGCGCTGA
- a CDS encoding cation:proton antiporter — MDIGTLATLVRAVLVIIVVARLLGLLCRRFGQPEVIGEIVGGILLGPTLFHGAITQELFPADIRPALKMLSTVGICVFMFLVGLHLAHGGLRVQGRIAVALSLGSMVVPFVLGTLFAIGIAGDRSGRSAVLFCLFVGTAVSVTAFPVLARILTDRDLIDTPIGGLALATAAVGDVLAWSMLAVLVALSHASTLPWQVLLVLPFVAILVGVVRPLLARLAQRTPRTPVRSRAARVSLDAGLAIAIAAALVLSCAATSWMGLHAIFGAFLLGAVMPRTGAAALRAYVLPWIERIDRVVLLPLFFVVAGFAVNLSGMDSREVGLLLLILLVAIGGKMAGVFGAARLCRVSARHSAGLALLINTRGLTELIVLAVGLQIGLLDQRLYSLMVVMALVTTLMPGLLLPFVYPKQGTRERESRAVTPLLERESMP; from the coding sequence GTGGACATCGGTACGCTCGCGACGCTCGTCCGCGCTGTACTCGTGATCATTGTGGTGGCCCGGCTGCTCGGGCTCCTGTGCCGGCGGTTCGGGCAGCCGGAGGTGATCGGCGAGATCGTCGGTGGCATCCTGCTCGGTCCGACCCTGTTCCACGGCGCGATCACCCAGGAGCTGTTCCCGGCCGACATCCGCCCGGCGCTCAAGATGCTCTCCACCGTCGGGATCTGCGTCTTCATGTTCCTCGTGGGGCTGCACCTGGCCCACGGCGGCCTGCGCGTGCAGGGCCGGATCGCCGTCGCGCTGTCGCTCGGCTCGATGGTCGTGCCGTTCGTGCTCGGCACCCTGTTCGCGATCGGCATCGCCGGCGACCGGTCCGGCCGGTCCGCGGTTCTCTTCTGCCTCTTCGTCGGTACGGCGGTGTCGGTCACCGCGTTCCCCGTCCTGGCCCGGATCCTGACCGACCGCGACCTGATCGACACTCCCATCGGCGGGTTGGCGCTCGCTACGGCCGCGGTCGGTGACGTCCTCGCCTGGTCGATGCTCGCGGTCCTGGTGGCCCTCTCTCACGCAAGCACGCTGCCGTGGCAGGTGCTGCTGGTCCTGCCATTCGTGGCGATCCTCGTCGGGGTGGTGCGACCGCTGCTGGCCAGGCTGGCGCAGCGCACCCCCCGGACCCCGGTACGGAGCCGGGCGGCCAGGGTGAGCCTCGATGCCGGACTGGCGATCGCGATCGCCGCAGCCCTGGTGCTGTCGTGCGCGGCGACCTCGTGGATGGGGCTGCACGCGATCTTCGGTGCCTTCCTGCTCGGTGCGGTCATGCCCCGCACGGGCGCGGCTGCCCTGCGCGCGTACGTGCTGCCGTGGATCGAGCGCATCGACCGAGTGGTGTTGCTGCCCCTGTTCTTCGTGGTCGCCGGTTTCGCGGTCAACCTGTCCGGGATGGACTCCCGCGAGGTGGGCCTGCTGCTGTTGATCCTGCTGGTCGCCATCGGCGGCAAGATGGCCGGCGTCTTCGGGGCCGCTCGGCTGTGCCGGGTGTCCGCCCGGCACAGCGCCGGGCTCGCCCTGCTGATCAACACTCGCGGCCTCACGGAGCTGATCGTGCTGGCGGTCGGCCTTCAAATCGGCCTGCTCGACCAGCGGCTGTACTCGCTGATGGTCGTCATGGCGTTGGTCACCACGTTGATGCCGGGCCTGCTGCTGCCCTTCGTCTACCCGAAGCAGGGGACACGGGAGCGCGAGTCCCGGGCGGTCACACCACTGCTGGAAAGGGAGTCGATGCCATGA
- a CDS encoding NAD(P)/FAD-dependent oxidoreductase produces the protein MSNPTMKSPDLAFAAGAKRPTKADVVIIGNGALGMFLADELIERQVGSVVVVGPSHRDTGASQAAGAMLGCFGETTTESLRTGAARTRFELGISAHDKWPEALRRLGEFAPSDRPLQTTTESHIILNAVGAELDTVNFAAIIDALDEYDKPWTEIDPTDIPGYNPRTESRALRAIHLPTEGAVDARGVLAALERRLRHGGAILLDQTVRKLVGSDEAVTGVELDDGHLIEAGAVVVAAGIHSESLVRTVFDVPDLMPTFPGLGFAMIAKRTGGEPFTSVVRTPNRGFACGLHVVPQGGGLEYYGATNRLVNTISSVTWMADVRFLAQYSMQQLDERAAIHEVTKWCSGNRPVTLDGFPLVGWMPPSGLYLMTGTYRDGFHCAPLLAEHVANELQGKSGIIDAIFQPMRKPVATRTVEWSIDEYVTHSLAAWFETGAQAAPQMTTSQLTDYYRTMAVQTYEQLGVDYGLGPDILWYAQGNLHGARRVARYLRTFKGDGDVTQPAGATTGTGGTR, from the coding sequence GTGTCCAATCCGACCATGAAGTCTCCTGATCTCGCATTCGCCGCCGGCGCCAAGAGGCCGACCAAGGCTGATGTGGTGATCATCGGCAACGGCGCGCTCGGCATGTTTCTTGCCGACGAGTTGATCGAGCGCCAGGTCGGATCAGTGGTGGTGGTGGGTCCGAGCCATCGCGACACGGGCGCCAGCCAGGCGGCCGGTGCGATGCTCGGCTGTTTCGGTGAGACCACGACCGAATCGCTGCGGACCGGCGCCGCGCGGACGAGGTTCGAGCTCGGCATCTCCGCCCATGACAAATGGCCCGAGGCGCTGCGGCGGCTCGGTGAGTTCGCGCCGTCCGACCGGCCGTTGCAGACGACGACGGAATCGCACATCATCCTGAACGCCGTCGGAGCCGAACTGGACACGGTGAACTTCGCCGCGATCATCGACGCCCTCGACGAGTACGACAAGCCGTGGACGGAGATCGACCCGACCGACATCCCCGGTTACAACCCCCGGACGGAGTCGCGCGCATTGCGTGCCATTCATCTGCCGACGGAGGGGGCCGTGGATGCTCGCGGGGTGCTGGCGGCGCTGGAACGCCGATTGCGGCACGGCGGAGCGATCCTTCTCGATCAGACGGTACGGAAGCTGGTCGGCAGCGACGAGGCGGTGACCGGGGTCGAGCTGGACGACGGCCATCTCATCGAAGCCGGCGCTGTCGTCGTGGCCGCCGGCATCCACAGCGAGTCGCTGGTGCGCACCGTGTTCGACGTGCCCGACCTGATGCCGACCTTTCCGGGGCTCGGCTTCGCGATGATCGCCAAGCGGACGGGAGGCGAACCGTTCACCAGCGTGGTTCGGACGCCGAATCGCGGGTTCGCCTGCGGACTGCACGTGGTGCCGCAAGGCGGCGGGCTGGAGTACTACGGCGCGACCAACCGCCTGGTGAACACCATCTCCAGTGTCACCTGGATGGCCGACGTCCGTTTCTTGGCCCAGTACTCGATGCAACAGCTCGACGAGCGGGCAGCCATCCACGAGGTCACGAAATGGTGCTCCGGCAACCGTCCCGTCACGCTCGACGGATTCCCGTTGGTCGGCTGGATGCCACCCTCGGGCCTGTATCTGATGACGGGCACCTACCGTGACGGCTTCCACTGTGCGCCCCTGCTGGCCGAGCACGTCGCCAATGAACTACAGGGAAAGTCCGGAATCATCGACGCGATCTTCCAGCCGATGCGCAAGCCGGTGGCGACCAGGACCGTGGAATGGTCGATCGATGAATATGTCACCCACAGCCTCGCCGCCTGGTTCGAGACCGGCGCGCAGGCCGCACCGCAGATGACGACCTCGCAGCTCACCGACTACTACCGCACCATGGCCGTGCAGACCTATGAGCAGCTCGGCGTCGATTACGGCCTGGGCCCCGACATTCTCTGGTACGCCCAGGGGAACCTGCATGGTGCACGTCGTGTCGCGCGCTATCTGCGTACCTTCAAGGGCGATGGCGACGTGACCCAACCGGCTGGGGCCACAACCGGCACCGGGGGGACGCGGTAG
- a CDS encoding phosphopantetheine-binding protein, with the protein MTKQLNLNGYSQDLRPDDDLWNLGMTSLTCLGLMLSIEDTFEIELPDEALKEATFRSINTISAAVESSRK; encoded by the coding sequence GTGACGAAGCAGCTCAACCTGAATGGGTACAGCCAGGATCTTCGCCCTGACGATGATCTCTGGAACCTGGGCATGACATCCCTGACGTGCCTGGGCCTGATGTTGTCCATCGAGGACACGTTCGAGATCGAGCTGCCGGACGAGGCGCTCAAGGAGGCAACCTTCCGCAGCATCAACACGATTTCCGCGGCGGTTGAGAGTTCGCGCAAATAG
- a CDS encoding non-ribosomal peptide synthetase — protein sequence MWWLRQLDSSHDQYHISCGWRFPAEVNREALLAALDALVRRHEILRTKFVMSPDGTVTQEIVDHVEIPLVWAGPDWREAVEQAAVRPFDLARPPLVRAVAAELADGPGLLVTMHHIITDRWSMDVFARDLFELYEAALTARTPRLPELPVQYGDYARWQRDFLTDDLLRSQLNYWTEALAGYEPLELPLDRPRPTTVDAVGETVVLELSREATAAMTALAWRTRASPAMVVSAAFVATLRAFCGQSDVVIGAIVSDRTHPDLRDLIGFFINTMILRVDLTTTELTFREAITRTRDAWMAADAHQDARLEQIVGALNAGSEAHRNPIFDVVVNHAGDRDDLAEDPDAPVWWEPDLPVTARFDLSLTTRIVEGRLRATFVYPTALFNRATIATLADRYLRTLEQGVATPDAPMRDFDLLTRADRTLLRRGNDRTPASGITVVERLQTRAARTPDAPAVVGDGGPLSYGQLNERANRLARHLLTLGVGPEKVVGVCLERTVERFVVLLALAKCGAPYLPVDPDFPADRIRLLMSDAAAVLMIVGSPLLGRLPSMETPVLTIGDGSPDLTGYATDNLPTLPAPDSLAYLISTSGSTGNPKSVAISHRALSRLVEGAPHYLEVGPGSVFLQTGPLTFDVAVLEWAPLAHGGRVVVADPGSLLDGLRDVLCEHQVTTLKLVSPQLDILVEQDPHILSGLRQLVVGGDVVNPRSFALVEGLLPGCRVVASYGPTECTVLATVFEGGPWSGRVPIGRPIPHTSAYILDEDLQPVSVGMRGEIFLAGDGLARGYHARPGLTAASFVPDPFGPPGSRMYRTGDLGRYLPNGAIDFLGRTDHQVKIRGFRIETSEVEHALLRHPDITAAAVVRATLATGPALVAYIVAARSVDMGALRDMLRETLPAYMRPDHFVTMPRFTLTAHNKIDRAALPPVTTATTPAGVDLPPATGLEARVVAAWSAVLGRPLSASDDFFDQGGHSLLVPRATATLRRELGREVPLQLMLEYRTPASYATAILRESLPDLSAASREDRLVQRTWRGEKLAGRRRVDLFISTENPLRSNADLPLLIVLDGSEFVEIMRLPAILDRLSLQDRIPTTAAIFLSPSEWSTRRSELLDDGIVDALADELLPYLRTWLGNRPVGRAVVVGASLGAVTAIRSALRRPDRFHGAVAISGPLSEHRLGPARPGRSGGGSRFFLSASREEKDIILDDGLSLVEATERTADELAADGHVVRSAIGEGGHTYAAWESMLPDAIRWSLGDRT from the coding sequence ATGTGGTGGCTGCGCCAACTGGACTCGTCGCACGACCAGTACCACATCAGCTGTGGCTGGCGGTTTCCGGCGGAGGTGAACCGCGAGGCATTGCTCGCCGCTCTCGACGCCCTGGTGCGGCGCCACGAGATCCTGCGGACGAAGTTCGTCATGTCGCCGGACGGGACGGTCACCCAGGAGATCGTCGACCATGTCGAGATCCCGCTCGTCTGGGCCGGCCCCGACTGGCGGGAAGCCGTCGAGCAGGCCGCCGTGCGGCCGTTCGACCTGGCGCGGCCTCCGCTGGTTCGAGCGGTGGCCGCGGAGTTGGCCGACGGGCCCGGCCTGTTGGTGACGATGCACCACATCATCACCGACAGGTGGTCGATGGACGTCTTCGCCAGGGATCTGTTCGAGCTGTACGAGGCGGCCTTGACGGCCAGGACACCGCGCCTTCCGGAGCTGCCCGTCCAGTACGGCGACTACGCCAGGTGGCAGCGCGACTTCCTGACCGACGACCTGCTCCGATCCCAGCTGAACTACTGGACCGAGGCGCTGGCCGGCTACGAACCGTTGGAACTGCCCCTGGATCGGCCTCGGCCCACGACGGTCGACGCGGTCGGCGAGACGGTCGTGCTCGAGCTGTCGAGGGAGGCCACGGCGGCCATGACCGCCCTGGCCTGGCGTACGCGCGCGAGCCCGGCGATGGTGGTCAGTGCCGCGTTCGTCGCGACGCTCCGGGCCTTCTGCGGCCAGTCCGACGTCGTCATCGGCGCCATCGTGTCCGACCGGACACACCCGGACCTGCGAGATCTGATCGGGTTCTTCATCAACACCATGATCCTGCGGGTCGACCTGACCACGACGGAGCTGACCTTTCGCGAGGCGATCACCCGGACCCGGGACGCCTGGATGGCCGCGGACGCGCACCAGGACGCGCGGCTCGAGCAGATCGTGGGTGCGCTCAACGCCGGGTCGGAGGCGCACCGGAACCCGATCTTCGACGTCGTCGTGAATCACGCCGGCGACCGGGATGACCTGGCCGAGGATCCGGACGCGCCGGTGTGGTGGGAACCCGACCTGCCGGTGACTGCCAGGTTCGACCTCTCGCTCACCACCCGGATCGTCGAGGGGCGGCTGCGGGCGACGTTCGTGTACCCGACCGCGCTGTTCAACCGGGCCACGATCGCCACGCTCGCGGATCGCTACCTCCGCACGCTCGAACAGGGCGTGGCGACGCCGGACGCGCCGATGCGCGACTTCGACCTGCTCACCCGGGCCGACCGCACGCTGCTGCGGCGCGGCAACGATCGGACTCCGGCGTCCGGGATCACCGTTGTCGAACGTCTGCAGACCCGGGCCGCCCGCACGCCGGACGCGCCGGCGGTGGTCGGTGACGGCGGCCCGCTGTCCTACGGGCAGCTGAACGAACGCGCGAACCGGCTGGCCCGACACCTGCTGACCCTGGGCGTCGGACCGGAGAAGGTGGTCGGCGTCTGCCTGGAACGCACCGTCGAACGATTCGTGGTGCTGCTCGCGCTGGCCAAATGCGGCGCACCGTACCTGCCCGTCGACCCCGACTTCCCCGCCGACCGGATCCGTCTGCTGATGTCGGATGCCGCCGCCGTCTTGATGATCGTCGGCTCGCCGCTTCTGGGCCGCCTGCCCTCGATGGAGACGCCGGTTCTCACCATCGGTGACGGCAGCCCGGACCTGACCGGATACGCCACCGACAATCTTCCGACTCTCCCGGCTCCGGACAGTCTGGCCTACCTGATATCGACATCCGGATCGACCGGAAACCCCAAGTCGGTGGCGATCTCACATCGAGCCCTGAGCCGGCTGGTGGAAGGCGCACCGCACTATCTCGAGGTAGGCCCGGGATCGGTGTTCCTCCAGACCGGTCCGCTGACATTCGATGTCGCCGTGCTCGAATGGGCACCGCTGGCCCACGGCGGCCGGGTGGTGGTCGCCGATCCCGGGTCCCTCCTCGACGGCCTGCGGGATGTCCTGTGCGAACACCAGGTCACCACGCTCAAGCTGGTCTCTCCGCAGCTCGACATCCTCGTCGAGCAGGATCCGCACATCCTGTCCGGGCTGCGCCAGCTCGTCGTCGGCGGCGACGTCGTCAATCCGAGGAGCTTCGCCCTGGTGGAGGGACTCCTGCCCGGCTGCCGGGTGGTGGCGTCGTACGGTCCGACCGAGTGCACGGTGCTGGCCACCGTGTTCGAAGGCGGGCCGTGGTCGGGCAGAGTTCCGATCGGCCGCCCCATCCCGCACACGAGTGCCTACATCCTCGACGAGGACCTCCAGCCGGTCTCGGTCGGCATGCGCGGCGAGATCTTCCTGGCCGGCGACGGATTGGCCAGGGGATACCATGCCCGCCCCGGCCTGACCGCGGCGTCGTTCGTCCCCGATCCGTTCGGGCCGCCCGGGTCGCGCATGTACCGCACCGGAGACCTGGGCCGCTACCTACCGAACGGAGCCATCGACTTCCTCGGCCGCACCGACCACCAGGTCAAGATCCGTGGCTTCCGGATCGAGACCAGCGAGGTCGAACACGCCCTGCTGCGCCATCCCGACATCACCGCGGCGGCGGTCGTCCGGGCCACCCTGGCGACCGGCCCCGCGCTGGTCGCCTACATCGTGGCGGCCAGGTCGGTGGACATGGGGGCGCTGCGCGACATGCTCCGCGAGACACTGCCCGCGTACATGCGCCCGGACCACTTCGTCACGATGCCCCGATTCACCCTGACCGCGCACAACAAGATCGACCGCGCCGCGCTGCCACCGGTCACCACCGCCACCACGCCCGCCGGAGTGGACCTGCCGCCCGCGACCGGGCTCGAAGCACGGGTCGTCGCGGCATGGTCCGCCGTGCTCGGCAGGCCGCTGTCGGCCTCCGACGACTTCTTCGACCAGGGCGGGCACTCCCTGCTGGTGCCGCGTGCGACCGCGACCCTCCGCCGCGAACTCGGCCGCGAGGTGCCGTTGCAGCTGATGCTGGAATATCGGACGCCGGCGAGCTACGCGACCGCGATCCTGCGTGAGAGCCTGCCCGACCTCAGCGCGGCCTCGCGTGAGGACCGGCTCGTCCAGCGAACCTGGCGCGGCGAGAAGCTGGCCGGCCGCCGGCGCGTGGATCTGTTCATCTCCACCGAGAACCCGCTCCGGAGCAATGCCGACCTCCCGTTGCTGATCGTCCTCGACGGCTCCGAGTTCGTGGAGATCATGCGCCTGCCGGCGATTCTGGACCGGCTCTCCCTCCAGGATCGGATCCCCACCACCGCGGCGATATTCCTGAGTCCGAGCGAGTGGTCGACCCGCCGCAGCGAGCTCCTCGACGACGGGATCGTCGACGCGCTCGCCGACGAGTTGCTTCCCTACCTGCGCACCTGGCTCGGGAACCGGCCGGTCGGCCGCGCCGTCGTGGTGGGCGCGAGTCTGGGGGCGGTCACGGCGATCCGCTCCGCGCTGCGCCGGCCGGATCGCTTCCACGGCGCCGTGGCCATCTCCGGCCCGCTGAGCGAACATCGGCTCGGCCCGGCGAGGCCCGGCCGGTCGGGAGGCGGGTCGCGGTTCTTCCTGTCCGCGAGCCGGGAGGAGAAGGACATCATCCTCGACGACGGACTCAGCTTGGTGGAAGCGACCGAACGCACAGCTGACGAGCTCGCGGCCGACGGACATGTCGTACGAAGCGCGATCGGGGAAGGCGGCCACACCTACGCGGCGTGGGAGTCGATGCTCCCCGATGCGATCCGCTGGTCGCTGGGCGACCGGACTTAG
- a CDS encoding amino acid adenylation domain-containing protein: MQDSRRSARTAGARTLVDLLERQFRERPAATAIRTSARSWTYAELDRLSARLARQLVADDAGPIVGLIARHCPAALIGIVAILRSGAACLPMSPDDPPLRNRGVLDDVGCGRVLATAPVDWLPDAQLIDVTGPQTGHDSLAATELPSPRPLDLAYALTTSGSTGRPKIVGVPHEGLLNLIIASFEDIDLIRTDDVMLWTTALTVDSTMHDCLMPLCFGACVAIADGGDLPANRILRTVRALGVTALEVPAAVLGPYGTALLPRLAAAGVRLVITGGSQLDGPGLGSNDSLVVHNGYGPTEASVAATWYPCDASTPQWVPIGRPIRNVRAYVLDEELNPVPAGDTGQMYLAGAGLARGYLGHPGRTAASFLPDPFAERPGERMYATGDSVRLQPDGNYVYVGRIDDQVKISGYRVEIGEVEHNLRKCRGVVDAAALLREDIPGGAAIVAYLVGERRPDELITSQLGDWLPAPMIPRAYVWLDEMPLNRAGKIDRRALAKMLDSADLDPSEGAAPRLTVST, encoded by the coding sequence GTGCAGGATTCTCGACGGTCGGCCCGGACCGCGGGTGCACGGACCCTGGTCGATCTCCTGGAGCGCCAGTTTCGCGAGCGGCCGGCGGCCACGGCCATCCGGACCTCGGCACGCTCGTGGACCTATGCCGAGCTCGATCGGCTGTCGGCGCGACTCGCGCGGCAGCTGGTGGCCGACGACGCCGGACCGATCGTCGGTCTCATCGCGCGGCACTGCCCGGCCGCGTTGATCGGCATCGTCGCCATCCTGCGAAGCGGCGCGGCGTGTCTGCCGATGAGCCCCGACGATCCGCCGCTGCGCAATCGCGGGGTGCTCGACGACGTCGGCTGCGGGCGCGTCCTCGCCACCGCGCCGGTCGACTGGCTGCCCGACGCTCAGCTCATTGACGTAACCGGCCCGCAGACGGGCCACGACAGCCTCGCCGCCACGGAGCTCCCCTCGCCGAGGCCGCTCGACCTGGCATACGCGCTCACCACGTCGGGCTCGACCGGGCGGCCCAAGATCGTCGGCGTGCCGCACGAAGGCCTCCTGAACCTGATCATCGCCTCGTTCGAGGACATCGACCTGATCAGGACCGACGACGTGATGCTGTGGACGACCGCGCTCACGGTGGACAGCACCATGCACGACTGCCTGATGCCGCTCTGCTTCGGCGCCTGCGTCGCCATCGCCGACGGCGGCGACCTGCCCGCCAACCGCATCCTGCGCACCGTCCGCGCGCTCGGCGTGACCGCGCTGGAAGTCCCGGCCGCGGTGCTCGGGCCGTACGGGACGGCTCTGCTTCCCCGGCTGGCCGCGGCCGGTGTGCGCCTGGTCATCACCGGCGGGTCCCAACTCGACGGGCCGGGCCTGGGCAGCAACGACTCGCTGGTCGTCCACAACGGTTACGGCCCGACCGAGGCCTCGGTGGCCGCGACGTGGTATCCCTGCGACGCCTCGACCCCGCAGTGGGTCCCCATCGGGCGCCCGATCCGCAACGTGCGAGCCTATGTCCTCGACGAGGAGCTGAACCCCGTCCCGGCCGGCGACACCGGCCAGATGTACCTGGCCGGCGCCGGTCTTGCCAGAGGCTATCTCGGTCATCCCGGCCGCACGGCGGCCTCGTTCCTCCCGGACCCGTTCGCCGAGAGGCCCGGCGAGCGCATGTACGCCACCGGGGACAGCGTTCGGCTTCAGCCGGACGGGAACTACGTGTACGTCGGCCGGATCGACGACCAGGTCAAGATCAGTGGGTACCGGGTCGAGATCGGCGAGGTCGAGCACAACCTGCGCAAATGCCGAGGTGTGGTCGACGCGGCAGCACTGTTGCGCGAGGACATCCCGGGCGGCGCGGCCATCGTCGCCTATCTGGTCGGCGAACGGCGACCCGACGAGCTGATCACGAGCCAACTGGGTGATTGGCTACCCGCGCCGATGATTCCACGCGCCTACGTCTGGCTGGACGAGATGCCTCTCAACCGCGCGGGCAAGATCGATCGTCGAGCACTCGCCAAGATGCTCGATTCCGCTGACCTCGATCCGTCAGAGGGTGCTGCTCCCCGCCTGACCGTGTCGACTTGA
- a CDS encoding formylglycine-generating enzyme family protein, which yields MVWVRGGDFLMGSEDFYPEERPVHRVAVDGFWMDTHPVTNSAFRRFVKATGHRTAAELAPDPADYPGADPALLVPGALVFRATSGPVDLGDWRTWWAWVPGADWRHPEGPGSTLHGRDRHPVVQVAYADAVAYAAWAGKTLPSEAEWEYAARGGLEGKVFCWGDDFAPKGRMLANTWQGEFPWQNLLLDRYAGTSPVGAFPANGYGLHDMAGNVWEWTSDYFAPSHPDEAGHPCCVPRNPQVSAPVLAEAIPRRVIKGGSHLCAPNYCLRYRPAARQAEAVDTSTGHIGFRCVIRPAISASG from the coding sequence ATGGTCTGGGTGCGCGGGGGCGACTTCCTGATGGGCTCCGAGGACTTCTACCCGGAGGAGCGGCCGGTCCACCGGGTGGCCGTCGACGGGTTCTGGATGGACACCCATCCGGTGACCAACTCCGCGTTCCGCCGCTTCGTCAAGGCCACCGGCCATCGGACCGCCGCCGAGCTGGCACCGGACCCGGCCGACTACCCCGGCGCCGATCCCGCATTGCTGGTCCCCGGCGCGCTGGTCTTCCGGGCGACCAGCGGACCTGTCGACCTGGGTGACTGGCGGACCTGGTGGGCGTGGGTGCCCGGGGCCGACTGGCGGCACCCGGAGGGCCCGGGGTCGACCCTGCACGGGCGTGACCGGCACCCGGTCGTCCAGGTGGCCTATGCCGACGCGGTCGCGTACGCGGCTTGGGCGGGCAAGACCCTGCCCAGCGAAGCCGAGTGGGAGTACGCCGCGCGGGGTGGCCTGGAGGGCAAGGTGTTCTGCTGGGGGGACGACTTCGCCCCCAAGGGCAGGATGCTGGCCAACACCTGGCAAGGGGAGTTCCCTTGGCAGAATCTGCTCCTGGACCGCTACGCCGGCACCTCCCCGGTGGGTGCGTTCCCGGCCAATGGTTACGGCCTTCACGACATGGCCGGCAACGTCTGGGAGTGGACCAGTGACTACTTCGCCCCGAGCCACCCCGATGAGGCCGGGCACCCCTGCTGTGTGCCCCGCAATCCTCAGGTCAGCGCTCCGGTCCTGGCCGAGGCGATCCCGCGCCGGGTCATCAAGGGCGGCTCGCACCTGTGCGCGCCCAACTACTGCCTGCGCTACCGGCCGGCGGCCCGCCAGGCCGAGGCGGTGGACACGTCGACCGGCCACATCGGCTTCCGCTGCGTCATCCGCCCCGCCATCAGCGCATCCGGTTGA
- a CDS encoding cation:proton antiporter, producing MHSTTILIIAAAIFGWGVVSGRLQRADLTAPIVFVAIGGLMAAGGLVDASSAPGYAKPLVEITLVLVLFSDAAGVPFSQVRRDLGRYLRLLAVGLPLTVLAGWALAYWFFPGLGLWLALLIGAALAPTDAALGLPVVANPIVPRRVRELITVESGLNDGIVTPVVMLALAGAASAEAVKGAPSPQHALAELGIGLGVGAVAGGLGGWLLRWARRRGWAAEDFAGIAVLALALVAYLAAVAVHGNGFIAAFCAGLAFGALAGPRGPAELVFLEQAGGLVSLLVWLVFGAIAIPIVIASAGPVTVLYAVLSLTLVRMVPVALACIGAGFDRKTVLFIGWFGPRGLASLVFALLSLEELGDGADPAVTVIGLTVLISVVVHGLTAKPLATRYGNAATPEPRSTPEEVR from the coding sequence ATGCATTCCACGACGATTCTGATCATCGCCGCGGCGATCTTCGGCTGGGGCGTCGTGTCCGGCCGGCTCCAGCGCGCCGACTTGACCGCGCCGATCGTCTTCGTGGCGATCGGCGGATTGATGGCGGCCGGCGGCCTCGTCGACGCGTCGTCCGCTCCCGGGTACGCGAAGCCCCTGGTCGAGATCACCCTGGTCCTGGTGCTGTTCTCGGACGCCGCCGGGGTGCCGTTCAGTCAGGTACGCCGGGACCTGGGCCGGTACCTGCGGCTGCTCGCCGTCGGGCTGCCCCTGACCGTCCTCGCCGGATGGGCGCTGGCCTACTGGTTCTTTCCCGGCCTCGGCCTCTGGCTCGCCCTGCTGATCGGCGCCGCCCTCGCCCCGACCGACGCCGCTCTCGGGCTCCCGGTCGTCGCCAACCCGATCGTGCCCCGGCGAGTGCGCGAGCTGATCACCGTCGAGAGCGGCCTGAACGACGGCATCGTCACACCCGTGGTGATGCTGGCGCTGGCCGGCGCCGCCTCGGCCGAGGCGGTCAAGGGCGCGCCGAGCCCTCAGCACGCGCTCGCTGAACTGGGCATCGGCCTCGGCGTCGGTGCCGTCGCCGGAGGCTTGGGGGGATGGTTGCTGCGGTGGGCGCGACGTCGTGGGTGGGCCGCCGAGGACTTCGCCGGCATCGCCGTGCTCGCCCTGGCGCTGGTCGCCTACCTCGCCGCGGTGGCCGTGCACGGCAACGGTTTCATCGCGGCCTTCTGCGCCGGGCTGGCCTTCGGAGCCCTGGCCGGGCCGCGGGGACCCGCCGAGCTGGTGTTCCTGGAGCAGGCCGGCGGCCTGGTGTCGCTGCTCGTCTGGCTGGTGTTCGGTGCGATCGCCATCCCGATCGTCATCGCGTCGGCCGGCCCCGTCACCGTGCTGTACGCCGTCCTGAGCCTGACGCTGGTACGCATGGTGCCGGTCGCGCTGGCCTGCATCGGCGCCGGTTTCGATCGCAAGACGGTGCTGTTCATCGGCTGGTTCGGCCCACGCGGCCTCGCCTCACTGGTCTTCGCCCTGCTCAGTCTCGAAGAGCTCGGGGACGGCGCCGACCCGGCGGTCACCGTCATCGGTCTGACCGTGCTCATCAGCGTCGTCGTGCACGGTCTCACCGCGAAGCCGCTGGCCACCCGGTACGGAAACGCCGCCACCCCGGAACCCCGCTCGACACCGGAAGAGGTGCGGTAG